Within Telopea speciosissima isolate NSW1024214 ecotype Mountain lineage chromosome 8, Tspe_v1, whole genome shotgun sequence, the genomic segment AGGAAttcttgctcattctctaacattgttttgaaaacttctttaaaaacaatttgggagaaagttctctgtctgggagtgtggcctacactagcactcccatgagtctatctctttcctccctatatgaaaagacacctctgcccccttgttttgaggaggagagagatagatacatgggagtgctggcgtaggccacactcccggacaaaaaactacttcccaaacaattttagtttatgttttctttcccaccaaagtCTATCAGTGTCAGTGATTTAGTGAATATAAACTCTTTTAGCCTGCCTTGTGGAGGTCTCTTGAGTGTGTATGGGAGATCCGATCAGTCTCAAGAGAATTTTCGATCTTCCACTAGCCTTTGGATGCCCAGCGTAATCTcatttggaactgcaacctatgGGATTTGAGAGTTGTAAACCTTAAGAAGAGCATCGTTTGATGCTactcaactctaccatttaCTGTTTAGGTATCACAAGAGGATGTGTATCGGTGTACTTCTTTCTACAAGAATATGTCGATGCCATACTATTTGCCATATTAATCAAATAAGTCTTTATCatatttctagtcttatatTTTTTGTCCATCTTATTTTATTCCAACATCATTTGagaaagaaaccaaacaagattggAACGATGACCCAtggtaaattaaaaaaaggaagagaattCTCTCAGCAAGCGGCATAGCGGAGTGCACCAATGAAAGGCGATGAAACGGTCTCCTTTATAACAAGATAGAGAATTCATttcattagagagagagagagagagagagagagagagagagagagaaccttttTCTACAAAGAAAATACTCATTGCCAACTTCAATTTTTATGGGTGGGATAGTTTCTAGGCCGCATGGCCTCTGCACTAGCATgaaggccaatgagagcacgggCGGGGGCATTAATAGGGGCGGGTTTTCATTTTTTAGAGGGGAAGGGGTcgtcatttcaccccctctgTGTTTGGGCATAGACGCCATGCGACCTGTtagggatctttttcccaatttttatgGGAAGaagttctctgtgccgtagtgcaacctacgcccagacacttgggcttgccattcagggggtagggtggtcatttcatccaCCTCCCATGTCTCTGGGCGCAACCTGTGCCCACGATACAAAGAACATTTAGCCATTACTTAAGATTGAGGTTCCCCAAACTGCCATTGCGTGAAAAAGGGTATCCACATGAGGTACACATGGTTAAGATAGGAGAAATAAAGTAGTTATAAAAGTGGAGAAGGTTATTTGAGCTGCTGAAGAAAGGTACGTCAACACcactatttttctctctcttttttacaTGAAATAACTTTGCTGCCCTCCTATGATCGGATACCACCTGAGACGATACTGATAATTCAAACCATGCAGAAAACCCtctcataaaaaagaaaatcccatgTAAAAAGAAGATAATACACTGATGTAATGTAGTGGGAAACTTTTTCTCTACATTTTAtttggggtggggagggggatgGGTTTGGTATTGTTTCATAAAGGATTATTTTAGGCGCTCCAACCTTTTAGGATCTAACCATAGCCGTTCATTCACAGCTTCGTTGGCCAAAGTCTCAAACTTTCCGATGGAACCCTTTCTCCCTAAAAAAGTCTCTTTGTTGGATAATCATTCTATTTCTTGGGGGCATGGAACAGTTATGGGGCCGAGCCAAGGTTAGTCCGACATATCCTTGCTTATGGGCGTGTTCCTAATAATTCACTACATGACTTTGATCATTGACCTGTCACCGGAACTGTGTCTGGTTGGGTCCcagaaactctttttttttttttttttaatgaaactaAACAGAAACACACAAACCGGGATTAACCATCCGGAGAATTTACATCATGGCAACACATATTCCTAGCTAAGTTATAAGCTAAAGTTAGACACCACCTATTACCAGACCGGTTAAACTGTACATCTTGAGTTCGACTAGAAATATACAAGAAGTCTTTAAATAGAAATCATGGCCATAAACATTTggatggagatggaagagtaTACCAGAAACTCATTTTCGTATTGTACTTAAATGGATTCTTAGGAAATTTGCATTTCCATTTTCTAATATGGTATTCCCCTAAAGCTTAATCTGTCATAAGATGAAATGTAGATGCAAGATTACACTGTGTTGAACCACTTGCATGAGAACGGGAAACCAGCCCTCAGCATCATGGTTCAAAAAATCGGATTCTGGCCGATCCAGATCGGCCTATGCCGAGCCTATATGGAAACTAGGGATTCGGGTGTGTTTTGCCGATTTGATAGGAATTGGCCGGATCCCGGTTCCTGGGTTTGTAAACCATGCCCTGCATTCTTGAATGTCCCTatcagggttttaagaattggTATTGATGTCGGCCGATACTTGAGTGATATGAGATTGATGGTATGGTACATAGAGTAAAacggtcaaaaaaaaaatttggtatcTGATATAAGTAAAAATGGCCAACACCCTGCCTGTGTGTTGGGCTGTGTGCCCGAGTCGGACGGTGCGCTACACATTGTATCGCGCTATAGAGGACCCGAACCCTTACTATCACTCCGtatacttagcctatatttattaaaactccctaccttaaatttcttttctgatACTCCCCTCCATTGAAACTTTTACATTTTCtcccctcatgtttttaaatacccataTTACCTTTCCTTGTCACCTAGTAAGTatcctgctaatctatttatcCATTCTTAGTGAGTGGCTCACAAATTGCTTTTACCTAACCATGAAAGATCCAACTGATTAACAATTTTGTTTTTACCGAACCAAGCTCTTCAACACTCCTCCCACCTTTGTctgaggaagagggagaagataTCTAAGTATGTGGAAAGAGGAAAAGACAGTGATGTATCAGTATTGGTTAGGGACGAGACTGATTTGATActaatttttatcatttttttattattttttagggataaAGAATACCACCCAGTCGAGGGGGTGCATCGGTATTTCGTTCATGACTGTCTAGGAGTAAGTACACGTCGCACTGTGCAACCAAGTAGCATTCCTTTTCCCCATCTTTTAATCCCTAAAACCTCTTGTTGCTACCTTATTGAATGTACCATCGATCCCATCTCAATACGGCTGCGACTGATATTGATCCCATCTCAATACCAATCCTACCATCGCTTACTAAATCCATGATGATGGATGAGacaagagacaaaaaaaaaaaaatagataaattgACATATGGGGAAGAACTATTTCACTCGTGGGAGGACTGTTGAAAAATCAACATTATTTTTTCTTGGTTGGATAAAAGCAAACTTATTAAAAATTTGTTAACTGATTGATTTTTTGGTTCGATAAAAGCAATTTGTAAGCTACTCAATAAGAAAGAACAACTAGATGAGAAAGTAAATagaggtgaaaaggaagggtaatctGGATATTCAAAATATGAGGAGaggaaggagatgtaaaagtttaacaGTAAAGAGTATTTTATGATAGGGAAGTTTTAGGCTAAGTGTACGGCAGTGAGAATtgcccaaaaaacaaaatgaaaaaggtTGACAGGAGAATGAACAAAAAAGTGTTAAATAGTATTCGAATCATCGAATGGAATGCACTTATGAAACTGCAACTGTGTAAGCACATGAAAAAGTAAACCGAAAGCCTTTGAATAATAATAGCAGCTTTTTCCCTGTCAATACAGTTCCACAAACCCACGCCTCGAAagtacaacttttttttttttgtttgtttttttaagggGAGTTTGAAGTTTCTGCAGGGAAAATCAGTAATTGAGCAGCGAATCTCAGTTTTCATGTGGTTTTTGTCTGAGATCCAGCATTGGAAACAGGTGATTCTGCGTTCGATAAGGCGAAATGATTTGATTCCAAGTGGATTTCTTCTTTGCTTGAAGCAAGGAAGGTTCATTTAATGGGAGTGTCAGAACTTACAAGAAATGACCTCATTAATCTCATTGATGAACTCCTCGTGGTGTTCTGCTTTTTCACTTTGCAGTCTCCATACCCTcctcatccccttcttctttggttAGGAATTCGATTTCAGGATCTCTTCGATCAGATTATGATGATGAGTGTTGTTGGGTGGCGTGACTGCGTGATTGATTATCTTTGCAAGTTCAGAAGTGCAGTGAGCAGCTAAATCTGCTTACGGAACCACGATGGCGGCATGGTGTGGATGTTGCAGAAGCACTCAAGCACTAGCTTGAAGAATCCGAACTTGACAAATTGTACGTCGTAATATGTAGGGTTTATTCCGAGAAGGAACAGAGAAAGGAATCGAAACATGAGATCAGCTGATTCTTTGAATCGCTTCCAGGTTCACCATGTTTTTGGAAAAGTCCGAGATTTCTGCTATTTTGATTCTTTAGCCGGTCCCTTTCAGTAagagaaacagaggaagaaaaagaaaattcaagaGTGTGAAAGTGGAACCATCGTGTTTCCTAGAAAATCTCCTTTTGAGAGGAAACTGGTTCTGAGAAGATCTCCACTACTGTGTTTAGTTAGAATTAGTTGCTGAAAGATTGAGAAGATAATTAGGGTTGTGatccatcaccatcatcatcatcagccaAGAATGGACAAGGTTTCAGGTGAAGGGAAGCGAGTTTCGAGGGTGTTCTCATGGAGGCATTTGCTGCTCTTGTCGCTTACACTGAATCTGGGTTTGCTCACTTGGTTTGTATACGACCGAGGCGTCCATAGTGGCCAGAAGCCTCAACAACAATTCTGCTTCGACAACAAGATCAACACCATGTGTGTCGCTTCAGAGCAGAAGGTTCATgttagcagcagcagcagctcaAATTCGGGCTTTGGGGCGGCAGACGGCGGGAATAAGGTTATAAACTTGGACCAGTAAGTatcatctctctcatctctctctcaggCAATCAAGATTTATTGGTGGTTTATTACACTATCAGATAACCAGTACCGGTGGTGTCGTCCGTTAACCGGCACCGGGTGGACTTTGTTAACTACTCTGTCATTCGAGCGCAACCCTCTATtaatctgggttttccaaaaattggCCCGTATCTGTAGGCTCGACTTGAACCGATAATTGAACCCCGAGGCTGGTTCGATCAATTACGATTATTAAATGTATCGGGCTAAAGCATCCATCAATTAATAATATTTAAGCTTTTTGGGTATAAGTCACAAATCTAATACCTTATAGAAACGTGTCTATGCCCTAACCTAGAAGACCTGATTTACATAAATAGACGATGCAGAGCCTTGAATTAGTGGGACCAATTAGACCCAACCCTAATGACTACGCTTAATAGGGATGAAGGAATCTTGGCATATTAGTGGATAAGGGAAACCCTCTAAATAGATGCATTTTTGAGGCGTTAGCTTCAGTTCTAAAATCTGGCCACTCCAAGAAAGTGGGGTTGAGAGTACTGGGTTGTGGGTCTCACACATGGGTGTGGATTGTGAATCCCTTAGGAAGGGCGCCAGGAATGAGCTGACACCGTAGTATGGTCTCTTTGGAGAGGGTGGATTGAGCCGACACTATATACTGTGGTCTCCTCCAGCATGGGAGTCTGTATTGAGTGGGGAACATCCGAACATTCACTAGCCTCGGGGGATCCGGCTCCTTTCTAGGGTGCTCAGTATCCCGGGTGTGTCCAGGGGCATTGGGTTGTGCTGCAcatattttggcgtatgtttaGGAATATGTGTGGCACaatccaacggctggatgctccCTGATCGTACTGATCATTTTAGGGCGTGAAACCAGACCCAGGAAACAGAACACTCCTTAACCCCACATCTTCAAAGTTGGGAATTTTTTCTGGGTCCCTTGTAAGATTGGACATGTAGAAATGTACCCTACGGAGCTATACGGAGTAGTTTTTACCAATATATTCTTACGGGTTTCGTTCTTCTGATTCTCATCTGTAACTAAGTGAATTCAAATTTTGCAGTGGGGATCCAACGATGTACGAAGAGTACTGGAGAAGGGTAGGGGAGAAGAGCACGATCGTGATAAGAGGGTGGGAGTCGATGAGCTATTTCTCCGACGTCGAGAACCTGTGTTGGTTCCTGGAACCGGAGCTCGCCAAACAGATCATCAGATTGCACGGTTTGGTCGGTAACGCAGTAACCCACGACCGTCACATCGTGGTGGGGACGGGATCCAACCAGTTATTTCAGGCCGTACTTTatgctctctcttcttctcctcctccccctcatCCACCTCATCACCACCCCATCAGCGTAGTCTCTGCTATTCCCTACTACTCGGtgagtttctttcttctttctttagtacTTATCTTGTCATCATTTCATGTGGGTCAGTAGGTGCTGCGTCATCTTGTGTTTTAATTGACTCCATTGCTATTTGATATCTCTTTGATTCCTACTTGTGGTCGGTTCATGAGATGCTATGGAAACATTAACACAGCTGAGCAAACAAAATGGTCAATACCAGCACATAGACATTTAGAAATTTCTACGAATAATTCAAGTGCATTTAGTGTTGGACTTGCCAGGTCTTATTTTGAAGGTTCCATTTCACCGAGTTCTCCTGTAAATTAAATTAACTTATCTACAATGTCAAGCAACCCAAGTGAAGAAAAAGATACAAGACCAAGCCTTGCAAGTTGACACAGTTATTACTTTCATCTGTGAACTACACCTTCCCTACAAATTTAGAAGCAAGATAGCCTGTTATtgaaggtcgtgcttggcgcgttggtcaagtgctcacttgctgaacgcttgtTCACAAGTTCAAgtcttggaaacagcctctctggaaacaagggtaaggctgcgtccatctgaccctccccagaccctgctaaacacGGGAGctttgtgcactgggtacggccttcaTAGCTTGATATTGGGTTAGTCACTGCTATATATCCACTGAAAGATGTATGAAGGTTTGGCTGATATTGATCTCCACAACACACACAGCTTGCATGTCAATGATTCCAAAGTGTCTTATTTGAACTATCATTGTTTTGCCTTGTAGGTTCTTATCAATGTTTGTTCTTTTTTGAATAATACATGTGATTTACCTGGACTTCACTCATTGTCTGCAGTCATACCCATTAGTGACAGACTACATGAAATCAGGGCTCTATAAATGGGATGGTGATGCTTATGCTTTCACCAAAGATGACCCTTACATAGAACTTGTTacttccccaaataaccctgatgGCTTTATAAGGCAAACCGTGGTTAACCGGAGTGGAGGGACGGTGGTATATGACCTTGTTTATTATTGGCCACAATACACTCCAATTACATCTCTTGCAGACCATGATCTCATGCTTTTCACCGTCTCCAAAAGCACCGGCCATGCCGGGACACGCATTGGGTAAGCTATCTATCCATTATACTTTTCTATCAATGTGGCTTCTTCTACTATGCCTGGCTCTAGTCAATGTTGAAGTCATGGAATGTTTATTCAGAATATGATCTGATTTAGACTAGTCATTGGATTTCACCTAAAATGCTAACACACTGGGCAAGATTTCATTGTTATTAACTCGAATTGCATATTAGACACAAGCACTACAAGTTACTACAAGAAGGCTACTAGTCGGGGCTAGGGTGTTTAGATATACATTCTGCAAAtgatttctgcatttttttttcttgttagaTCTTACAAGTTAGTGCAGATTGTTGAACACATTCTCACTTAGGTTCCATCTGGCTCtgaaaaaggaaatgaaaggaagtgaaattaaatttaaaacagtaaatgaAAACTTGTAATTATGATTGTGTTACTAATACATAGTCTTACTAAATATGGTAGTCAAAACTTTTCAAGTGGATTATTTATGTTCCTATTAAAATCCAAGGAATCAATTGAGGAGTGAAATAAAAGTTTTCTACTAGATTTATATAGTTTTTAAGCTAAGTTACGCAATCATTGTTAgcaatgattaaaaaaaaatttgttttgattccATTTCACTTCCCCTCTCTTCACTtccaaccaaacaaagccttaGTAGTGGTAAAGTTCAATATGGAGAGAGATTTTCTACTAGATTTAGAAAGTTTAAGCTAATTGCATAATCATAGTTAgcaatgattaaaaaaaaatcttgttttttctttgtttcgtttccctttccctctctttaCTTCCAACTAAACAGTAGTGGTAAAGCTCAatatggggagagagagagagagacttatgTTTAaaagttgtgatttttgtgttCCTGCAGGTGGGCTCTTGTCAAGGATAAGGAGGTGGCCAGAAAGATGACTGAATTTATAGTACTGAATACTATAGGTGTATCAAAGGACTCTCAACTACGGGCAGCTAAAATCCTTCAAGTAGTATCAGATAGTAGTGAACATATGGACTACTCTGAGGAATCAGAGAGCTTCTTCTTTTACGCATACCATCAGATGACTGAGAGATGGGAACGGCTGAGAGATGCAATCAGATGCAGTGGGTTGTTCAGTGTGCCTGAGTTCCTACCACAATCCTGCAACTTTATCGGTGGATTCACTGAACCCCATCCTGGTAACTACTGTTACAATGATTTTAACCAAATGAGAATCAACTTTAATCGATTTCACTGCTATGCTCAtgccttccttttttttcttttccccagCTTTTGCATGGTTGAAATGTGAGGGGAATATAGCAGACTGTGAGAGCTTTCTCAGAGAACATAAAATCATAACAAGAAGTGGGAAACACTTTGGTGTGGAGGCAAAGTACATCAGAATTAGCATGTTGGATCGAGATGAGATATTTAATCTGTTTATGGAGCGGTTATCAAACATCAGTTTATGAAACTTCACATTTGAATTAAGTGAGGTCAAATTGTACATGTAATGTTCAATGAGAAAGGAATCAAGTGATAGAGGTGTGGTGGTTCAGGGGAACAATTCCTTCATGTTCATTTTGTTCAAACATTATTTTGATGCTTCTTTTAGGGGTAGCTTCTTAAATCATGGATCAGATCCTTTCTATTGGTGGGCATGGGTTATTTCAATGTTCGAATTTTCGAGCTCAATTTTTTCAACAATTTTGCCAATTTGGTAGATTTTGACACCAAGGCAAGTGAAATATTTCACTAACTTCAATATATGTCAATTGAAATTACAAACATTTGATCGATTGTGTTCAATTTGGTAGATTTAGGTACCGTTTGATAACGTTATACGTGTTTCTGTTCTGTTTCTCACCAAAAACATATTTTGGTGTTTTCGTTTGCAGAATAACGTTTCTAGGTTGCAAAATAatgtttgataaacttgtttTGGAAATGTATCCAGAACACTTTTAGTACTAAAAAGGTGTTTAATAAAACCCGTCTCTGCAACAGTTTTGTAATGTTCActataaattacagaaatgtcATTAATACtataatccatataaagtcaatgatgtcaggacattaaaaattattaaaaatctaaataaaatgtatattaaaaaaaaaaaagagatacgTTAATAGGTTACTATAAATTACCGAAATGCCATTAACACTATAATCCATATAAAGTGAACGATGTTAGGACAATAATAGTTATTATACGAGAATCCATGTAAAgtgtatatataaaaaataaaaaaaaagatgcaagTTCATCCCAATTTCCTTCTCTCAAGAAATCATTTCCATTGCCATTGGGAAAGCTTGAATACAATGTTGTAAATGGAATTTGGGCTATAGAATTCAACTGGGTTGAGAACAACTGGTTCCTTTCATCAAAGTGATTAATTGTTGGCTTCTTTTCAATCTGTTGAGTAACAACAGCTACATAGTTTTTGCACTTTTCTCTATTGTCAGACTCAGAGCTACATGTTTGAGAACTTGAATTAGTTGAGCTTTGTGTGATGATGGAGTTTCCTCTTCAATCTGATGTGTACTTATACGTCACGTTTCGTTTGAAAATTCAACAAAGTGCCCACATTTCCTGCaacccaaagaagaaaatcCTATTAATTGATGTTTATTTTCTTAATCATGAAGAAAGAAGATCAGATAAAAGAGATCTTACAGCTTCATGAGTAATGTTTTTAGGATTTGGCTTTTTGTCACTATTCCCATTTGCTGGAAGGCAAAATTCATGCTTCATCCAATCAGTTTTGGTGCCTTTTCCTGCACTTCATCTATAGTAGACTAGAGATTTCTTGAGGCCAATGCAGTCATTGTTTTCTGTCACTCTATTAGGCCTTATACTGTTTCTATATTTTCTTCCTCTAATGCAAAAGAAGTACCATTCCTTGTCCCCCACAGTGCTAACTTCTTCATATGCATCAGATACAGAAGATTACATTAGTTAGTGGAGCTTCATAATTGAGTAGTAGAAAACTAAACAAATAAAGTTAGATCTGCATTTTTTAGCTTCTTTCTTCTGATGGTGTTGCTTCCGGAAAGTGTTCTTTTTTTAAGCTTCTTTCTTCTGATGGTGCTCATGGACGGCAAATCCAACACTACCCACTGCAACTGTTGCTGCGCTTTCCTCTTTGATAGCTCAGTTACAACcgcaacaccccccccccccccccctggtaAAAAAAGAAGACCAGAACTGCCTCCTTTCCTAGTTAGATCTGCATTTTTTTATAACTACAGATCTAAGGCCTGAATATGTACTGGCTCAACCACTTCAAATGTTTCTGAAATGTATTAGTAAAAGCTATACGCAGGTATTATATATAGAAGACTCCCCTCAGTCCCTCACACATGTCAAACATTGAAAATAGATAGGCAATCAGCTATCAGAGTCTAAGGAATGAATGTTTATGATATTAATTCAATAAGTTTCATTCTAAGCTGAAGTTTAATGAAGTTAAGTAGCTACTTTATTTGTAATGGATCATGAAAGTGTAACCATTCAATTGGGTCCATAACTTGATGGGTTATGTTTGGCCAGAAGTCTTATAAGAGAGGACATATTTAAGATTCTGTAGCTGCCAAAGAATGGGTCATCTCACCCATTGCAAACACTTTTCCCTACTCACCCACCCACCCTTACCTATCTTTccctttttcccattttctaaATTATGGACCACTCATATATAACCTGATCTGTTTATTGATTTGAGTTTAAGAATACCAACCAACACGAGAAAACAACTTGAACAAGATCCACTTATTATTTCTTAGATCAGGATTAAGAATTGCTAATTTTCATCAAGCAAGTATACATGAACAATTTAAGAAGGAAagcaaaaaagggaaagaaaatctATGGAGGATATAGTGTTGATGGGAAAAGGGTCAACCATATACAGATGTCAAGTGGTATAGCAAGAAGTATATGGAGAAAAAAGGTCAACTAGGTAGCATTAGCctttagaaagaaagaataagaagaggagATATGATGTCAAGTGGTATAGCAAGATCCACGTTTTGAGCCTAGAGTATTTCCAATCCTTTAAATTGTTTAATTGTTTATCCAAAGAAGACTTTTAAAGCTGTTCTTGATAATCCATTATAACATCTCAAAAAGCAAACACATTTTGGTAAATCCAATCAAGGCATGGTTTGGTATAGGAGGACATACAAGTAAAATAGTGGCAGCTGCTGTAAAGATCAATCACAAGcctattcccccctcccccctttccaACAGGGTTTTCTTTTACTTCGTGCTTCCACTGGAAAGGCCTATTTATTCTCTTTTAAAGGAACTAGTGAGCCACTTACATGTGACATACTACAATACCTTAAACTTATATTTTACCTAACTAACATCACTCAAAATGAACTACAACCAAAATCTTATGGGAGGGAAAACAAACATTTAATAGGAAATCAAAGGCACCCCTGTTCTATCAAGTTTTAGTACAAATCTAATGGTTGAACAGATTTTCACAGTGGACCAACATCAAAGGCATGACTTCTGAAATCTTGAAAATacccattttccatttttgtaATGGGAAATCAAAGGCACCTCTGTTCTATCAAGTTTTACTTGACATCATTAGGGGTTAAGATTCTCACAGTGGACCAACATCAAAGGCATGACTTTTGAAATCTTGAAAATACCCATTTTCCATCTTTGTAATGGGAAATCTAATGGTTGAACAGATCTAATGGGAAATCAAAGGCACCCCTGTTCTATCAAGTTTTAGTACAAATCTAATGGTTGTTATAATGCATCACTCTTGGCACCTCTCCATCAATAGCCATTGCCTAGAATCCACCAAGAACACAACATAACACATGCCTATGCCTACCTCAACTTCTTCCAAATGGCTGATTAAGCTCTCATTCTTGTCTTTCTACCTCTACTTCACATTAAGAAGGTGAAAGAAATAGGACATTTTCCCTGTTTTTTTAACAGAAATAGGTCTGAAAGGATACCAACTTACTACTTCCAACCTCAATACTACTGAAGTAAATTATAAATTGTTCCAAATTATATCCTTTGGCTGCttcaagaaaagataaaaagtgaATACACGGTACCAACAACACCTGACCTGATCTCAAGACTCGATAAACCCTCACCAACTCCACCTGGGAATCACGACAACAAAATTGAGAAGACCTGAATATGATGAATAAGATGAAAACAAACCCAAATACAAAATCGAACCTTTACTTGTAAATCCTCAAATTCACAGTAAAAGCAGAAGAGTACAGCTCCTactcttgtcaaacttctctcACTACTATAAAAATCTatcaaaaaattggaaattaGAGATTTGCCGCAGAGAGATTACCGGAGGGATTAGGGAGGGTTTGAAGCGATCAGAGGAGGATTTTGTGCCGACTCAGATTGCCAAATcataaaatagagaagaaattaGAGATTTGCAAAACCTAGGGTTATTGATTAGAGAAGAACAAAGGGGAAAATGCTCCAAATCTACAGAGTTGGAGCATTTCTCTCATCGTTGAACCCAATAAGGGCGGCCAAAATCAATAGCAAGCAGGCTTCCATTGAAGAATatcaaaccagagagagagagagagagataagagtTGCAGAGAAGAGAGTGTTGCAGAGAATAGAGGGTTGTAGAGATTACAGAGTACCTGGATGGTAGAGGGACAGCAGCGGATAGCTCCAGTTGGGACAACA encodes:
- the LOC122671631 gene encoding tryptophan aminotransferase-related protein 2-like codes for the protein MDKVSGEGKRVSRVFSWRHLLLLSLTLNLGLLTWFVYDRGVHSGQKPQQQFCFDNKINTMCVASEQKVHVSSSSSSNSGFGAADGGNKVINLDHGDPTMYEEYWRRVGEKSTIVIRGWESMSYFSDVENLCWFLEPELAKQIIRLHGLVGNAVTHDRHIVVGTGSNQLFQAVLYALSSSPPPPHPPHHHPISVVSAIPYYSSYPLVTDYMKSGLYKWDGDAYAFTKDDPYIELVTSPNNPDGFIRQTVVNRSGGTVVYDLVYYWPQYTPITSLADHDLMLFTVSKSTGHAGTRIGWALVKDKEVARKMTEFIVLNTIGVSKDSQLRAAKILQVVSDSSEHMDYSEESESFFFYAYHQMTERWERLRDAIRCSGLFSVPEFLPQSCNFIGGFTEPHPAFAWLKCEGNIADCESFLREHKIITRSGKHFGVEAKYIRISMLDRDEIFNLFMERLSNISL